In a single window of the Deinococcus aetherius genome:
- a CDS encoding helix-turn-helix domain-containing protein: MTQTNSSLTKTFVDTVTYRPGAVILYPGKSDMLYRVASGLVRIHTMDDDGNGLTLRYVKPGEYFGEEALAGVNRAYFAEAVTDSSVDVINPALMTAEDNLVVTTHLVKTLERAYESIYRLVGKRLRARIAGELLELKDTALATQLDSGETMIYATHDELAAAVGSVRETVTKVVGELSREGVISAGYGKITLKNEQALSTIAAA, encoded by the coding sequence ATGACGCAGACCAACTCCTCCCTGACCAAGACCTTCGTGGACACCGTCACCTACCGCCCCGGCGCGGTGATCCTCTACCCCGGCAAGAGCGACATGCTCTACCGCGTGGCGAGTGGCCTGGTGCGGATTCACACGATGGACGACGACGGCAACGGCCTGACCCTGCGCTACGTCAAGCCCGGCGAGTACTTCGGCGAGGAGGCTCTCGCGGGCGTGAACCGCGCCTACTTCGCGGAGGCCGTCACCGACTCCAGCGTGGACGTGATCAACCCCGCGCTGATGACTGCCGAGGACAACCTCGTGGTGACCACCCACCTCGTCAAGACGCTGGAGCGCGCCTACGAGAGCATCTACCGCCTCGTCGGCAAGCGGCTGCGCGCCCGGATCGCGGGTGAGCTGCTGGAACTCAAGGACACTGCCCTCGCCACCCAGCTCGACTCCGGCGAGACGATGATCTACGCCACCCACGACGAGCTGGCCGCCGCCGTCGGCTCCGTGCGTGAGACCGTCACCAAGGTCGTCGGCGAACTCAGCCGCGAGGGCGTGATCAGCGCCGGGTACGGCAAGATCACCCTCAAGAACGAGCAGGCGCTGAGCACCATCGCCGCCGCGTAA
- a CDS encoding DinB family protein, with amino-acid sequence MTATREDWQRACVIKPPPGYTPHIGVLVAMLHYARLTTLQAVAGLGVEELDATPPGFSNSIGMLLAHIAAVDRVYQRLSFENRDFDEGENALYGGALSLGKEGGRVQGFPLEHYLDELEAARADTLAELARRDDEWLALRLQVPDFDYPNHHWAWFHVMEDEVSHRGQIRVIRKALAGQAG; translated from the coding sequence ATGACCGCGACCCGTGAGGACTGGCAAAGAGCCTGCGTGATCAAGCCCCCGCCCGGCTACACCCCCCACATCGGCGTCCTCGTCGCCATGCTGCACTACGCCCGCCTCACCACCCTGCAAGCGGTCGCGGGCCTGGGCGTGGAGGAACTGGACGCCACCCCGCCAGGCTTTTCCAATTCCATCGGGATGCTGCTCGCGCACATCGCGGCGGTGGACCGGGTCTACCAGCGCCTGAGCTTCGAGAACCGGGACTTCGACGAGGGGGAGAATGCCCTCTACGGCGGCGCTCTCAGCCTGGGGAAAGAGGGCGGGCGGGTTCAGGGTTTTCCGCTGGAGCACTACCTGGACGAGTTGGAGGCCGCCCGCGCCGACACCCTCGCCGAACTCGCCCGCCGCGACGACGAGTGGCTGGCCTTGCGCCTTCAGGTGCCCGATTTCGACTACCCCAACCACCACTGGGCCTGGTTTCACGTCATGGAGGACGAGGTGAGCCACCGGGGGCAGATTCGGGTCATCCGCAAGGCGCTGGCGGGGCAGGCGGGATAG
- a CDS encoding NAD(P)/FAD-dependent oxidoreductase — translation MQVEPSSTSTPPRTDVLVIGGGPAGLHAAFYAGWRGLSVRLLEARGELGGQLMALYPDKTVYDAPGRPQTRAADLVRALEDQLAPLDVNVRTGEVARTLEPDGEGSWVVGTDRGRYAAGAVILAAGLGALLPREARVPGAESHPDVRTDLPDLAEFAGKRVLVVGGVPQATRAVLELADTGAEVTLTHRRAGFRGEPGELARLEELRSQGRVQVFAPAILQGLTPQGADLTANGETIHVEAETVLVLGGYLPDLSTLQGWPLEWDGEYVPDGPGGETSLPGVYVVGDLARSGKDFKLLSLAFAQAAIAANHAAHHVRPELKVRPGHSSERGGYPVQG, via the coding sequence ATGCAGGTCGAGCCGTCCTCCACCTCTACCCCACCCCGCACCGACGTTCTGGTCATTGGCGGCGGTCCGGCAGGGCTGCACGCGGCCTTCTACGCGGGATGGCGCGGCCTGAGCGTGCGGCTGCTGGAGGCGCGGGGGGAACTGGGCGGGCAACTGATGGCCCTGTATCCCGACAAGACCGTGTACGACGCGCCCGGCAGGCCACAGACGCGGGCGGCGGACCTCGTGCGGGCACTCGAAGACCAGCTTGCCCCCCTGGACGTGAACGTGCGGACGGGTGAGGTGGCCCGCACGCTTGAACCGGACGGAGAAGGTAGCTGGGTGGTCGGCACGGACCGGGGACGATACGCGGCGGGCGCCGTCATCCTCGCGGCGGGGCTGGGTGCCCTGCTGCCGCGAGAGGCGCGGGTGCCGGGGGCGGAGAGCCACCCGGACGTGCGGACGGACCTGCCCGACCTGGCTGAATTCGCGGGCAAACGCGTGCTCGTGGTCGGCGGGGTGCCCCAGGCGACGCGGGCCGTGCTCGAACTCGCGGACACAGGGGCAGAAGTCACCCTCACCCACCGCCGGGCGGGTTTCCGGGGAGAGCCGGGGGAACTCGCGCGGTTAGAGGAGCTTCGCTCTCAGGGGCGCGTGCAGGTCTTCGCACCCGCCATTCTGCAAGGGCTCACCCCACAGGGAGCAGACCTGACGGCGAACGGTGAGACGATCCACGTGGAGGCCGAGACCGTGCTCGTCCTGGGCGGCTACCTCCCCGACCTCTCCACCCTCCAGGGCTGGCCCCTCGAATGGGACGGCGAGTATGTCCCTGACGGCCCGGGTGGAGAGACCTCGCTCCCCGGCGTGTACGTGGTCGGGGACCTCGCCCGCTCCGGCAAGGATTTCAAGCTGCTCTCGCTCGCCTTCGCGCAGGCGGCCATCGCCGCCAACCACGCCGCGCACCACGTCCGCCCGGAACTCAAGGTGAGACCGGGACACAGCAGCGAGCGGGGCGGGTATCCGGTGCAGGGGTAG
- a CDS encoding phospholipase D-like domain-containing protein, translating into MPAPSYRPRRPKLRLTLGALTLAGFSLFGGAGALGSEFPLGLGTVALPSPLNPSALACPAPADPLELALWRVTTEGGRADHSCGNAFAGFLRTPRASGQPDAFDVTAEQIRQARSEVLLTSMEWHAGEGRPGWTFAQAARDLYGWVRANPAAYPQGMTVRVALGGFPDLTREDGATYALALVRDLRQLGVPLNDARVGWRLGVANYRYFPHSHAKLHVIDGQDLTVSGYNFTEWHLPGSEPGGRDLHDLGLRMRGPVAQDGVAAFDDLWRNSRQVRCPQGVGADDVARLCTVGEPDAPTHPDGARTLTTAGDSRAFLLYRRPGFDQADRAQVALIGAARHSLDLMQAEFSPSLGCWYAYLQPQDCPVSRWPVYLGALLHAMERGVKVRALMVDYGIDRIPNRSGVALLRLEARRRGIEDRFEARYVTFGMHTKAFTVDDRMVLAGSMNFHFSSWGSLGLNEAMLATTDAGAVAEQRASFEDVWANHSREVPQEWWLRHVEPGSGEPQPQTGPRVRHDRDP; encoded by the coding sequence ATGCCCGCCCCCTCCTACCGTCCTCGGCGCCCAAAACTCCGGCTCACCCTCGGCGCCCTGACGCTGGCCGGATTCAGCTTATTCGGGGGCGCGGGCGCGCTGGGCTCGGAGTTCCCGCTGGGGCTGGGCACCGTGGCGCTGCCCTCGCCGCTCAATCCCTCCGCTCTGGCTTGCCCCGCCCCCGCTGACCCCCTCGAACTCGCCCTCTGGCGGGTGACGACCGAGGGCGGGCGGGCGGACCACTCGTGCGGCAACGCTTTCGCGGGCTTCCTGCGGACGCCACGCGCGTCCGGGCAGCCGGACGCCTTCGACGTGACGGCGGAGCAGATACGGCAGGCCCGCTCCGAAGTCCTGCTCACCAGTATGGAGTGGCACGCGGGGGAGGGGCGCCCCGGCTGGACCTTCGCCCAGGCGGCCCGCGACCTGTACGGGTGGGTGCGCGCCAACCCCGCCGCCTATCCCCAGGGCATGACGGTGCGGGTGGCGCTGGGCGGCTTTCCCGACCTGACCCGCGAGGACGGGGCCACCTACGCGCTCGCCCTGGTGCGGGACCTGAGGCAGCTCGGCGTCCCCCTCAACGACGCGCGGGTGGGGTGGCGGCTCGGCGTGGCGAACTACCGCTACTTCCCGCACAGCCACGCGAAGCTGCACGTGATCGACGGGCAGGATCTCACCGTCTCCGGGTACAACTTCACCGAATGGCACCTGCCGGGCAGCGAGCCGGGCGGGCGCGACCTCCACGACCTCGGCCTGCGGATGCGCGGCCCGGTCGCCCAGGACGGGGTGGCCGCCTTCGACGACCTGTGGCGGAACTCGCGGCAGGTGCGCTGCCCGCAGGGCGTGGGGGCGGATGACGTGGCCCGTCTCTGCACGGTGGGCGAGCCCGACGCTCCCACCCACCCGGACGGGGCCAGGACGTTGACGACGGCGGGCGACTCGCGCGCCTTCCTCCTCTACCGCCGCCCCGGCTTCGACCAGGCCGACCGAGCGCAGGTGGCGCTCATCGGTGCGGCGCGGCACAGCCTCGACCTGATGCAGGCGGAGTTCAGCCCCTCGCTGGGGTGCTGGTACGCCTACCTCCAGCCGCAGGATTGCCCGGTGAGCCGCTGGCCCGTGTACCTCGGCGCCCTCCTGCACGCGATGGAGCGCGGCGTGAAGGTTCGCGCCCTGATGGTCGATTACGGCATCGACCGCATCCCCAACCGCAGCGGCGTGGCCCTCCTCCGCCTGGAAGCGCGGCGGCGCGGCATCGAGGACCGCTTCGAGGCCCGCTACGTCACCTTCGGGATGCACACTAAGGCCTTTACGGTGGACGACCGTATGGTGCTGGCGGGGAGCATGAACTTCCACTTCTCGTCCTGGGGCTCCCTCGGCCTGAACGAGGCCATGCTCGCCACGACGGACGCGGGTGCGGTGGCCGAGCAGCGGGCGAGTTTCGAGGACGTGTGGGCGAACCACAGCCGCGAGGTGCCGCAGGAGTGGTGGCTGCGGCACGTGGAGCCGGGGTCAGGAGAGCCCCAGCCGCAGACTGGCCCTAGAGTGAGGCATGACCGCGACCCGTGA
- a CDS encoding glycerol-3-phosphate acyltransferase translates to MAFLSVLLLVLAFFVGSLPLGHWLLSRMGVDPRVNNAYNLGVENVLRRVGPGLAAASAGLDFSKGFLAVLMASSLGSRELCVLAALAAYLGHLNPPRALYGGVPPRGRGNLVLLGVLAGLAVAGGVGFWIAALPVVVYAAAVGYWGYASAATVLGLLAFALLVAVSPLGIPAKLGALGLLVAATWRFKENLGRILDSTEPRVGEDVPVAGKRDDQVVTAFMIHPMTLENFWSARRFAWLKPLVERGVISEASVRHMAANLRPMKVGELHGIKTQGGKEIRCYLLSSPLLPDMFTSDPDLATRRAIEGARLAQELGAEVFGLGAFWSVVGNKGVDVQAAVPDLTITNGGAYTSGTIKAAIPGILHHFAQEGRDLRQATAGIVGANGVVAFGIARTIAPQVGKVIMIGRDMERLERSAATLRRSVKDTEIVTTTSYDTLREADLIFSATSDPRPVIFPQHVKPGAWIFDEGRPADADESVREVPGVRVIPGGVVRPPGGMTSNIDLQFGEGAVPACLAETLIIAATGEHGRKSLGPQTLTENINFFVEQAERLGFQVVD, encoded by the coding sequence ATGGCGTTTTTGTCGGTCCTGCTCCTCGTCCTGGCGTTCTTCGTGGGGAGCCTGCCGCTGGGCCACTGGCTGCTCTCACGCATGGGCGTGGACCCGCGCGTGAACAACGCCTACAACCTCGGGGTGGAGAACGTCCTGCGGCGGGTGGGGCCGGGGCTGGCGGCAGCGAGCGCGGGGCTGGACTTCTCCAAGGGTTTCCTCGCCGTGCTGATGGCGTCGTCGCTCGGCTCGCGCGAGCTGTGCGTGCTCGCCGCGCTCGCCGCGTATCTGGGGCATCTCAACCCGCCGCGTGCCCTGTACGGGGGAGTGCCGCCGCGTGGGCGGGGAAACCTCGTGCTGCTCGGCGTACTCGCCGGGCTCGCGGTCGCGGGCGGGGTCGGCTTCTGGATCGCCGCGCTGCCCGTCGTCGTGTACGCCGCCGCCGTAGGGTACTGGGGTTACGCGAGCGCCGCGACGGTCCTCGGGCTGCTCGCCTTCGCCCTTCTGGTGGCGGTCTCGCCGCTGGGGATTCCCGCCAAGCTGGGGGCGCTGGGCCTCCTCGTGGCGGCGACGTGGAGATTCAAGGAGAACCTGGGGCGCATCCTCGACAGCACCGAGCCGCGCGTGGGCGAGGACGTGCCGGTGGCGGGGAAGCGGGACGATCAGGTCGTCACGGCCTTCATGATTCACCCGATGACGTTGGAGAACTTCTGGTCGGCGCGGCGCTTCGCGTGGCTCAAACCGCTCGTCGAGCGCGGCGTGATCAGCGAGGCGAGCGTGCGCCACATGGCGGCGAACCTGCGCCCCATGAAGGTGGGCGAACTCCACGGTATCAAGACGCAGGGGGGCAAGGAGATTCGCTGCTACCTCCTGAGCAGCCCCCTGCTCCCCGACATGTTCACCTCCGACCCCGACCTCGCCACCCGCCGCGCCATCGAGGGCGCCCGGCTCGCGCAGGAACTCGGGGCGGAGGTCTTCGGGCTCGGCGCCTTCTGGTCGGTCGTGGGCAACAAGGGAGTGGACGTGCAGGCCGCCGTGCCCGACCTCACGATCACGAACGGCGGCGCGTACACCAGCGGCACGATCAAGGCCGCCATTCCCGGCATCCTGCACCACTTCGCGCAGGAGGGCCGGGACCTGCGTCAGGCCACGGCGGGCATCGTCGGCGCGAACGGGGTGGTCGCCTTCGGCATCGCGCGGACCATTGCCCCGCAGGTCGGCAAGGTCATCATGATCGGGCGGGACATGGAGCGGCTGGAGCGGAGCGCCGCCACCCTGCGCCGCTCCGTGAAGGACACCGAGATCGTCACCACGACGAGCTACGACACCCTGCGCGAGGCCGACCTGATCTTCAGCGCGACCTCGGACCCCAGGCCGGTGATCTTTCCGCAGCACGTCAAACCCGGCGCCTGGATTTTCGACGAGGGGCGCCCCGCCGACGCCGACGAGAGCGTGCGGGAGGTGCCCGGCGTGCGGGTGATTCCCGGCGGCGTGGTGCGCCCGCCCGGCGGCATGACGAGCAACATCGACCTGCAATTTGGCGAGGGCGCGGTGCCCGCCTGCCTCGCGGAGACGCTGATCATCGCGGCGACGGGCGAGCATGGGCGCAAGAGCCTGGGGCCGCAGACCCTGACCGAGAACATCAACTTCTTCGTCGAGCAGGCCGAGAGGCTGGGCTTTCAGGTCGTGGACTGA
- a CDS encoding FAD-dependent oxidoreductase: MTTFTPERPLRVAVIGSGPSGIYAAEALTKQNDLPVEVDVFDRLPTPYGLVRYGVAPDHLTIKSVTKGFEKTLSDPRVRFLGNVEFGSDLTHEEAREHYDAIVYTVGASSDRRLGIPGEDLKGSMSATEFVAWYNGHPDAAAREMLLNATGVAVVGVGNVALDVSRILVKTVAELRESDIAGHALEALERSQVKDVWVLGRRGPLQAAFTTKELREFGELEGADPIVKPAEVQVDEAAEAANTDNTKKKNLEVLRDFAVRTPEGKDRRIHLRFLASPVEILDDGEGNVGGLKIERNRLDENGNAVGTGEYETLPVQMVLRSIGYKGVALPGVPFDAKRGVIPNNEGRVEGRPGEYTAGWIKRGPSGVIGTNKKDAVDTVAHLLSDAKAGVLPKPAQPTREAVDALLSRKNVDVYTFEDWQALDAHELARGKAQGRPRGKVVLKHEMLQHRRKALQEAEG; the protein is encoded by the coding sequence ATGACGACCTTCACCCCCGAGCGACCCCTGCGCGTGGCTGTGATCGGCAGCGGCCCCAGCGGCATCTACGCCGCCGAGGCGCTGACCAAGCAAAACGACCTCCCCGTCGAGGTGGACGTGTTCGACCGTCTGCCCACCCCCTACGGTCTCGTGCGTTACGGCGTCGCGCCCGACCACCTCACCATCAAGAGCGTGACCAAGGGTTTCGAAAAGACGCTCTCGGACCCTCGCGTCCGTTTCCTGGGCAACGTCGAGTTCGGCAGCGACCTCACCCACGAGGAGGCGCGGGAGCACTACGACGCCATCGTTTACACCGTCGGCGCGTCCTCCGACCGACGCCTGGGCATCCCCGGCGAGGACCTGAAGGGCTCGATGAGCGCCACCGAGTTCGTCGCCTGGTACAACGGGCACCCCGACGCGGCGGCGCGCGAGATGCTGCTGAACGCGACGGGCGTGGCCGTGGTCGGCGTGGGGAACGTGGCGCTCGACGTGAGCCGCATCCTCGTCAAGACGGTGGCGGAACTGCGTGAAAGCGACATCGCCGGGCACGCGCTCGAAGCCCTGGAGCGCAGCCAGGTCAAGGACGTGTGGGTGCTGGGGCGCCGTGGACCCTTGCAGGCGGCGTTCACGACCAAGGAGCTGCGCGAGTTCGGCGAGCTGGAGGGGGCCGACCCCATCGTCAAGCCCGCAGAGGTGCAGGTGGACGAGGCCGCCGAGGCCGCGAACACGGACAACACGAAGAAGAAGAACCTGGAGGTCTTGCGTGACTTCGCCGTCCGCACGCCCGAGGGCAAGGACCGGCGCATCCACCTGCGTTTCCTCGCCTCGCCCGTCGAGATTCTGGACGACGGCGAGGGGAACGTGGGGGGGCTGAAGATCGAGCGCAACCGCCTGGACGAGAACGGCAACGCGGTGGGAACGGGCGAGTACGAGACGCTGCCGGTGCAGATGGTGCTGCGGTCCATCGGGTACAAGGGGGTGGCGCTGCCCGGCGTGCCCTTCGACGCCAAGCGCGGCGTCATTCCGAACAACGAGGGCCGTGTAGAAGGCCGTCCTGGCGAGTACACAGCGGGCTGGATCAAGCGCGGCCCCAGCGGCGTGATTGGCACCAACAAGAAGGACGCGGTGGACACGGTAGCGCACCTGCTGAGTGACGCGAAGGCCGGAGTTCTGCCCAAGCCCGCCCAACCCACCCGAGAGGCGGTGGACGCATTGCTCTCCCGCAAGAACGTGGACGTGTACACCTTCGAGGACTGGCAGGCCCTCGACGCGCACGAGCTGGCGCGGGGCAAGGCGCAGGGCCGCCCGCGTGGCAAGGTGGTTCTCAAGCACGAGATGCTTCAGCACCGGCGCAAGGCGTTGCAGGAGGCGGAAGGCTGA
- the ispH gene encoding 4-hydroxy-3-methylbut-2-enyl diphosphate reductase yields MVERIHLAKPRGFCAGVVMAIGAVEKAARTEDRPVTVYHSIVHNHTVVERLEQGHDVHFVESLDDITALPFGSETVVFSAHGISPAVRERARALGLATIDATCPLVTKVHTEAKKYAREGYTILLIGDSARHQEVIGTRGEAPEHTVVVGVLGKKGEGLHDPHTVEVPDPGRVVVLTQTTLSVDDTRRTVDILKSRFPALVVPPSEDLCYATKNRQDAVKAIAPQVDAFLVLTSTHSSNGMRLLELARETCGRAERLETEADLAGVDLTGARALGITSAASTPDDLVQNVVAHFRRLNPNLEVIEEGEWENIEFREPKKILPTQELPRTLR; encoded by the coding sequence ATGGTTGAACGCATTCACCTCGCCAAGCCGCGCGGCTTCTGCGCCGGGGTGGTCATGGCGATTGGGGCGGTGGAAAAGGCCGCCCGGACGGAGGACAGGCCCGTCACCGTCTACCACTCCATCGTCCACAACCACACGGTCGTCGAGCGGCTGGAGCAGGGGCACGACGTCCACTTCGTCGAGAGCCTGGACGACATCACGGCGCTGCCCTTTGGCAGCGAGACCGTCGTCTTCAGCGCCCACGGCATCAGCCCGGCGGTGCGCGAGCGGGCGCGGGCGCTGGGGCTCGCCACCATCGACGCGACCTGCCCCCTGGTCACCAAGGTCCACACCGAGGCCAAGAAGTACGCCCGCGAGGGCTACACCATCCTGCTGATCGGCGACAGCGCCCGCCACCAGGAGGTCATCGGCACGCGCGGCGAGGCGCCCGAGCACACCGTCGTCGTCGGCGTCCTCGGCAAGAAGGGCGAGGGGCTGCACGACCCCCACACCGTCGAGGTGCCGGACCCCGGGCGCGTGGTGGTCCTCACACAAACGACCCTCAGCGTGGACGACACGCGGCGCACGGTGGACATCCTGAAATCGCGCTTCCCCGCCCTCGTCGTGCCGCCCAGCGAGGACCTGTGCTACGCGACGAAGAACCGCCAGGACGCGGTGAAGGCCATCGCTCCACAGGTGGACGCCTTTCTGGTGCTCACGAGCACCCATTCGAGCAACGGGATGCGGCTGCTGGAACTCGCCCGCGAGACCTGCGGGCGGGCCGAGCGGCTGGAGACGGAGGCCGACCTCGCGGGGGTGGACCTGACCGGCGCGAGGGCGCTGGGCATCACGAGCGCGGCGAGCACCCCGGACGACCTCGTGCAGAACGTCGTCGCGCACTTCCGCCGCCTCAACCCGAACCTGGAAGTGATCGAGGAGGGCGAGTGGGAGAACATCGAGTTCCGCGAGCCGAAGAAGATTCTGCCGACGCAGGAGCTGCCGCGCACGTTGCGGTGA